The following coding sequences are from one Archocentrus centrarchus isolate MPI-CPG fArcCen1 chromosome 4, fArcCen1, whole genome shotgun sequence window:
- the sec22bb gene encoding vesicle-trafficking protein SEC22b-B isoform X1, whose translation MVLLTMIARLADGLPLAASMQEDEQGSEKVCCASALCFIILGRDLQQYQSQAKQLFRKLNEQSPTRCTLEAGSMAFHYFIEKGVCYLVLCEASFPKKLAFAYLEDLQAEFHEQHGKKVPTVSRPYSFIEFDTYIQKTKKSYIDSRARRNLGSINTELQDVQRIMVANIEEVLQRGEALSALDSKASNLSSLSKKYRSDAKYLNTRSTYAKLAAGGVFFIMLIVYVRFWWL comes from the exons ATGGTGCTGCTGACGATGATCGCTCGGCTGGCCGACGGGCTGCCGCTGGCCGCTTCCATGCAGGAGGACGAGCAG GGAAGTGAAAAGGTTTGTTGTGCCTCTGCTCTGTGCTTCATCATC CTGGGTCGTGATCTTCAGCAGTATCAGAGTCAAGCTAAGCAACTCTTCAGGAAGCTCAATGAGCAAAGCCCCACACGCTGCACGTTAGAGGCCGGTTCAATGGCATTTCA CTATTTTATAGAGAAGGGAGTGTGCTACCTTGTGCTTTGTGAAGCCAGCTTTCCCAAGAAGCTAGCCTTTGCTTACCTAGAAGACCTGCAGGCTGAGTTTCATGAGCAGCATGGAAAGAAGGTCCCCACAGTATCCCGGCCTTACTCGTTCATTGAATTTG acACCTACatccaaaaaaccaaaaagtcATACATTGACAGCCGAGCCAGAAGGAATCTGGGCAGCATCAACACAGAGCTCCAGGACGTACAGAGGATTATGGTGGCGAACATAGAAGAGGTGCTGCAGAGAGGAGAGGCTCTTTCTG CACTAGACTCCAAGGCCAGCAACTTGTCTAGCCTGTCGAAAAAGTACAGAAGCGACGCCAAGTATCTGAATACCCGCTCCACCTATGCCAAGCTGGCAGCCGGGGGTGTCTTTTTCATCATGCTCATTGTCTATGTACGCTTCTGGTGGCTctga
- the sec22bb gene encoding vesicle-trafficking protein SEC22b-B isoform X2 gives MVLLTMIARLADGLPLAASMQEDEQGSEKLGRDLQQYQSQAKQLFRKLNEQSPTRCTLEAGSMAFHYFIEKGVCYLVLCEASFPKKLAFAYLEDLQAEFHEQHGKKVPTVSRPYSFIEFDTYIQKTKKSYIDSRARRNLGSINTELQDVQRIMVANIEEVLQRGEALSALDSKASNLSSLSKKYRSDAKYLNTRSTYAKLAAGGVFFIMLIVYVRFWWL, from the exons ATGGTGCTGCTGACGATGATCGCTCGGCTGGCCGACGGGCTGCCGCTGGCCGCTTCCATGCAGGAGGACGAGCAG GGAAGTGAAAAG CTGGGTCGTGATCTTCAGCAGTATCAGAGTCAAGCTAAGCAACTCTTCAGGAAGCTCAATGAGCAAAGCCCCACACGCTGCACGTTAGAGGCCGGTTCAATGGCATTTCA CTATTTTATAGAGAAGGGAGTGTGCTACCTTGTGCTTTGTGAAGCCAGCTTTCCCAAGAAGCTAGCCTTTGCTTACCTAGAAGACCTGCAGGCTGAGTTTCATGAGCAGCATGGAAAGAAGGTCCCCACAGTATCCCGGCCTTACTCGTTCATTGAATTTG acACCTACatccaaaaaaccaaaaagtcATACATTGACAGCCGAGCCAGAAGGAATCTGGGCAGCATCAACACAGAGCTCCAGGACGTACAGAGGATTATGGTGGCGAACATAGAAGAGGTGCTGCAGAGAGGAGAGGCTCTTTCTG CACTAGACTCCAAGGCCAGCAACTTGTCTAGCCTGTCGAAAAAGTACAGAAGCGACGCCAAGTATCTGAATACCCGCTCCACCTATGCCAAGCTGGCAGCCGGGGGTGTCTTTTTCATCATGCTCATTGTCTATGTACGCTTCTGGTGGCTctga
- the sec22bb gene encoding vesicle-trafficking protein SEC22b-B isoform X3: protein MVLLTMIARLADGLPLAASMQEDEQLGRDLQQYQSQAKQLFRKLNEQSPTRCTLEAGSMAFHYFIEKGVCYLVLCEASFPKKLAFAYLEDLQAEFHEQHGKKVPTVSRPYSFIEFDTYIQKTKKSYIDSRARRNLGSINTELQDVQRIMVANIEEVLQRGEALSALDSKASNLSSLSKKYRSDAKYLNTRSTYAKLAAGGVFFIMLIVYVRFWWL from the exons ATGGTGCTGCTGACGATGATCGCTCGGCTGGCCGACGGGCTGCCGCTGGCCGCTTCCATGCAGGAGGACGAGCAG CTGGGTCGTGATCTTCAGCAGTATCAGAGTCAAGCTAAGCAACTCTTCAGGAAGCTCAATGAGCAAAGCCCCACACGCTGCACGTTAGAGGCCGGTTCAATGGCATTTCA CTATTTTATAGAGAAGGGAGTGTGCTACCTTGTGCTTTGTGAAGCCAGCTTTCCCAAGAAGCTAGCCTTTGCTTACCTAGAAGACCTGCAGGCTGAGTTTCATGAGCAGCATGGAAAGAAGGTCCCCACAGTATCCCGGCCTTACTCGTTCATTGAATTTG acACCTACatccaaaaaaccaaaaagtcATACATTGACAGCCGAGCCAGAAGGAATCTGGGCAGCATCAACACAGAGCTCCAGGACGTACAGAGGATTATGGTGGCGAACATAGAAGAGGTGCTGCAGAGAGGAGAGGCTCTTTCTG CACTAGACTCCAAGGCCAGCAACTTGTCTAGCCTGTCGAAAAAGTACAGAAGCGACGCCAAGTATCTGAATACCCGCTCCACCTATGCCAAGCTGGCAGCCGGGGGTGTCTTTTTCATCATGCTCATTGTCTATGTACGCTTCTGGTGGCTctga